From the Lolium rigidum isolate FL_2022 chromosome 2, APGP_CSIRO_Lrig_0.1, whole genome shotgun sequence genome, one window contains:
- the LOC124687444 gene encoding uncharacterized protein LOC124687444 → MDTSAADLEARQLAILRRIEELELAAEQRRLGALSISDAEAEVEPGGTEVRLSAILAARGVRDFAFRRVPADYYDRSLEERRGILAADSVAQLCKSIVMVNTKAAADVSDCSNPKNSKYYVVIVQYMARLNAETIKNFLYTLNENQIPKKRFNMRLAPEEESCMLTGFVHNAVTCIGMNTDIPVIIDEAITKLDEDFFWLGGGEVDLKLGMRTSQFLKAFNPFVVNCS, encoded by the exons ATGGACACCTCCGCGGCCGATCTCGAGGCGCGTCAGCTTGCCATCCTCCGCCGCATCGAGGAGCTCGAGCTCGCCGCCGAGCAGCGCCGCCTCGGGGCGCTCTCCATCTCCGATGCCGAGGCGGAGGTGGAGCCGGGGGGCACCGAGGTGCGGCTCTCGGCCATCCTGGCCGCGCGCGGCGTGCGCGACTTCGCCTTCCGACGCGTCCCCGCCGACTACTACGACCGCTCCCTCGAGGAGCGCCGCGGAATCCTCGCCGCCGACTCGGTCGCCCAACTCTGCAAGAGTATCGTCATG GTGAATACCAAAGCTGCTGCTGATGTATCTGACTGCAGTAACCCGAAGAATTCTAAATATTATGTTGTCATTGTTCAG TATATGGCACGGCTTAATGCGGAAACCATCAAGAACTTCCTGTATACCCTAAATGAGAATCAGATACCTAAAAAGAGATTTAACA TGAGGCTCGCACCAGAAGAGGAGTCATGCATGCTTACTGGGTTTGTGCACAATGCCGTGACATGCATTGGAATGAACACAGATATACCG GTTATCATAGATGAAGCCATCACCAAGTTGGATGAGGATTTCTTCTGGCTAGGTGGTGGAGAAGTTGACCTCAAGCTTGGGATGCGGACCTCACAGTTCCTAAAAGCCTTCAATCCATTTGTGGTGAACTGCAGTTAA